In Dyadobacter sp. NIV53, a single window of DNA contains:
- the gmk gene encoding guanylate kinase, whose translation MKGKLIIFSAPSGSGKTTIVRHLLKKYPSLLAFSVSASTREQRAHEIHGKDYYFLPKKEFRQRIADNEFAEWEEVYAGNYYGTFKTEIERLWSEGKHVLFDVDVKGGLKLKEIYRERSLAIFVKVSSEQEIIRRLSERGTETEKSLETRLGKVRYELSFEDKFDVVLINDDLEETLKRAEEMVMDFIES comes from the coding sequence GTGAAAGGTAAGCTTATTATATTTTCTGCTCCCTCAGGTTCCGGAAAGACAACAATTGTCCGGCATTTATTAAAAAAATATCCTTCTCTTCTTGCATTTTCTGTGTCTGCATCCACCCGGGAGCAGCGAGCACATGAAATTCATGGAAAAGATTATTATTTCTTACCAAAAAAAGAATTCCGTCAGCGCATAGCTGATAACGAATTTGCTGAATGGGAGGAAGTGTATGCAGGAAATTACTATGGAACTTTCAAAACAGAAATTGAAAGGCTCTGGAGTGAAGGAAAGCATGTACTTTTTGATGTAGACGTAAAAGGCGGATTAAAATTAAAGGAAATTTACAGAGAACGTTCACTGGCAATATTTGTGAAGGTTTCTTCAGAACAGGAAATTATCCGCCGCTTAAGTGAAAGGGGTACAGAAACTGAAAAATCATTGGAAACCCGCCTTGGTAAAGTCCGTTATGAACTAAGTTTCGAGGATAAATTTGATGTAGTTCTCATTAATGATGATCTGGAAGAAACGTTAAAAAGGGCAGAAGAAATGGTGATGGATTTCATTGAATCATGA